DNA from Syntrophorhabdaceae bacterium:
AAAGTGCTCCTGCGCGGTCAGCGCGAAGAACGGCGGTGGGAGTCCCATGCCGTGCACGCCGTCCCAGTCATGGTCCACGGACGCGAGCTCACTGTACAAGACTTCCCATTTCTGCGGCGTATAGAGTTTCTCTCCGCCTGCCACCATGACGATATCGGCATTTCCCGATTCGACAAGGCCCTTGGCCAGAATAATACCGGTACTTCCACCGGCGCAGAGAACATCGATTCTCACGCATATGGATGTGGGCTTCAATCCGCATCTTTCTGCGATAACGGGTGCGGTATTCACCTGGAAGGAACATCTTCCTGCGTACGAGGTGGCAACGATAAGGCCGTCGATATCTTTGGGTTTTAGCCCGGGGATATCATCGAGACAGGCCTTTGCCGCCTCTTGAAACAGGTCAACCAAGTGGGCTTCTCTCACGCCCCACTTGTTTTGACCGCCTGCAATGATGCATGCATGTCTTGTCATACACAAACCTCCTTAGTGTTAATTTCAGCTGTCAATCATCAGTTTTCCGCGTAGCGGAGCATCTTAATCGCTCACCCAATCGTTCTCACGCCAAAATCTCAGGGTCGCCGAATGTGCGGAACGCTTACTTACCTTTATAAACGGGCTTTCTCTTTTCAACAAAGGCGTTCACCCCTTCTCTGCCGTCCTCAGAGGTGAAAGCAATAGCAAACGCGTTCATTTCCATGGTGAGACCGGAAGACAGGTCCATATCGAGACCGCTGTCCACACATTTCTTTATGAGTCCCAACGCAGCCCGCGGCTTGGCCGCCAGTTTCCTGGCCATGGCCATGGCCTCTTCCATAAGTTTATCTTTGGGTACAATCTTGTTCACAAGCCCTATGCGATATGCCTCTGCGGCGTTTATGTTATCGCCGGTGTAGAGCATCTCTTTGGCTCGGGCGAGCCCCACGAGCCTTGGGAGCCTCTGGGTCGCTCCGGACCCGGGCATGATGCCGAGATTGATCTCGGGAAGCGCAAAGACCGCATCTTCCGAGGCGATCCTCATATCACAGCAAATAGCCACTTCACAGCCCCCGCCAAGGGCGAGACCAAAGACGGCCGCAACTGTGGGCTTGGCCATGCCCGTTAATTTATCGAAGGCCTTACGCGGGGCTGTCCAGGCAAAATCGAGAATCTCGGATACGGATTTGCCCATCACATCTTTCACATCGAGGCCGGCTGCGAATGCCTTATCGCCGTTACCGGTAATAATGACAGCGCCCACGGCGGAGTCATTGTCGAACTCACAGATTGCGTCATAGATCTCCAGATACGATTTGGCGCTTAAAGGATTTACCGGGGGCCTGTTGAGTCTTATGATGCCCACATTATCGACTTTTTCAACGAGTAACGTCTCGTAATTCATATCGCTCTCCTCGAATAGCCTTATTTGGAATAATCGTACCAGCCCCTGCCTGATTTCCTGCCGAGCAGACCGGCCTTAACCATGTTCTTGATGGCGAGTGGCGGGTCCCACTTCAACTCTTTAGGGAGTTCCTTGTGAAAGTAATCCATGACGTGATAATTGATATCAAGGCCGGTGAGATCCATAAGTTCGAAAGGACCCATGGGGTAGTTAAGGCCCAGCTTGGCCGCCTTGTCGATATCTTCTTTGGATGCGATGCCCTGTTCCCAGAGTTTTATCGCCTCTATAGAGCTGCAGATCATAAGTCTGTTGACGAGAAATCCCGGCACGTCGACTTTGACTTCCACGGGCTCTTTGCCCACTTTCTTCGTGAGCTCCAGCGTTGTGGCCACTGTCTCGTCGCTCGTGCGCATGCCTCTGATGACTTCAACGAGTTTCATAAGTGGAACGGGGTTGAAGAAGTGCATACCCACGACCTTGTCAGGCCTTTTCGTAGCCGTTGCAATCTCAGTGAGGGACATGGAAGAAGTGTTAGAAGAAAGGATGACCTCAGGCCTCGTAACCTCATCAAGTTCGGCAAAGACTTTCTTCTTTACATCCATAACCTCGATGACGACCTCGATGACAAAATCGACGGCTTTAAGGTCCTCCATCTTAGTCGTGCCGCTGATCCGTCCCATGATCGCATTCTTGTCATCTGCGGTCATTTTCCCTTTTTCCACGGTCTTTGAGAGAAATTTATCGATGTTCTTGATGCCGCCCTGCACAAACCGGTCTTCAATATCTCTCAGGATAACTTTATAGCCGGCCTGGGCCGCTACCTGAGCGATGCCATTTCCCATGACGCCTGCGCCCAAAACTCCGATGGTTTTGATTTCCATGTAGACCCTCCTGAAAATTTATTTGATAATTAAGAAATTCACATAGACTCTCAATAAACTTGTAACTTATACACCATATCCCGGAGAGGAATCAAGGAGATTCGGCATGGTTACCCTAATTTCTCCGATGGTTGTCTTAAGTGTTAACGGCTTGTCATATCCTTATGGCTCTCCCTTTCTCATCGCCGCGAGATGAGAGATTTGACTTTTGAGATTGAGTAAATAGGCCCTTTCAGGCTGTTTGAGTCCGGGATTCGGATCCCACTCTTCTCTTTTTATGTGTTCAACGACCTTTTCAACGCACCCGTCCTCCTTGTCGAGGAGTTCCTCTACGTGGCGCCTGAAGGTAAGGGCGGCCTTAAGCGAAGACGCAAAGAACCTTTTCACATCTTCTCCCGTAAATACGTAGTGGTGGCCCTGGCAGAAGACCTCTACGTCGAGTTCGGAGAACCGTCTCAAACAGGCCATATACGATTCATAATCGACTAGAAATTCGTTCACGATGCGACCGTTCTTCGCCAGGCATCCTGCCGACTCCGTGGCGAAAAGTATCTTCTTCTCAGGCAGGTAATAGCTCAACATGTCTCTCGTATGACCGGGAGTTATAAAGACCTGAACCGAGAGGCCCTCATCGATCCGAATTGTCTCCTCGCGGTTCAGGATGATATCGATTTCGAATGGCCGGAAAGGCTCCGTTATCAGCATGGCTTTTTCCACATCCGACCTGTCTGCGATGAGCGGGACCACGTAGCTGCTAAGCGACGACATGAGGTCACGGGCGTTTTTGCGGCGGATGATTTCATAAGACCTCTGCGAGGCACATATCTTGAGTCCCGGGAAGGCCTCTCTGAGATATGAGGCAGCGCCGCAGTGGTCGTAGTGTACGTGGGTGAGAAAGAGATAGGCAGGATTATGAGCGGTGAGCACCTTCCTCACATCTCGTTCATAGAGCCTTCCCATACACGAAAAGCCGGCTTCGAACAGTAGGGGCGTTCGCCCTGTGACGAGATACGACGGCGACCATGCGAATCCGGTGACAAAGAGCTGATTCGCAACGTGTCCTGTGGTTTCAAATATCACTCCTGCTTTATCCTCTATCCATGCTCATTATAGCGAAGCCACCCCAGAGCCTTCAACAGATTTATTCTTGATTGACCAATTTTCTGTTTTTTGTTAACATTTCGCAAGTGCGATAGATGCCCGTGATTAGACAAATTTAGCTTGACAGAAGAAAAGGGCTTTTGCTAAGATTGGTTGTTCATTGTTTCACAATTT
Protein-coding regions in this window:
- a CDS encoding enoyl-CoA hydratase-related protein → MNYETLLVEKVDNVGIIRLNRPPVNPLSAKSYLEIYDAICEFDNDSAVGAVIITGNGDKAFAAGLDVKDVMGKSVSEILDFAWTAPRKAFDKLTGMAKPTVAAVFGLALGGGCEVAICCDMRIASEDAVFALPEINLGIMPGSGATQRLPRLVGLARAKEMLYTGDNINAAEAYRIGLVNKIVPKDKLMEEAMAMARKLAAKPRAALGLIKKCVDSGLDMDLSSGLTMEMNAFAIAFTSEDGREGVNAFVEKRKPVYKGK
- a CDS encoding 3-hydroxyacyl-CoA dehydrogenase NAD-binding domain-containing protein, which codes for MEIKTIGVLGAGVMGNGIAQVAAQAGYKVILRDIEDRFVQGGIKNIDKFLSKTVEKGKMTADDKNAIMGRISGTTKMEDLKAVDFVIEVVIEVMDVKKKVFAELDEVTRPEVILSSNTSSMSLTEIATATKRPDKVVGMHFFNPVPLMKLVEVIRGMRTSDETVATTLELTKKVGKEPVEVKVDVPGFLVNRLMICSSIEAIKLWEQGIASKEDIDKAAKLGLNYPMGPFELMDLTGLDINYHVMDYFHKELPKELKWDPPLAIKNMVKAGLLGRKSGRGWYDYSK
- a CDS encoding MBL fold metallo-hydrolase, which produces MIFETTGHVANQLFVTGFAWSPSYLVTGRTPLLFEAGFSCMGRLYERDVRKVLTAHNPAYLFLTHVHYDHCGAASYLREAFPGLKICASQRSYEIIRRKNARDLMSSLSSYVVPLIADRSDVEKAMLITEPFRPFEIDIILNREETIRIDEGLSVQVFITPGHTRDMLSYYLPEKKILFATESAGCLAKNGRIVNEFLVDYESYMACLRRFSELDVEVFCQGHHYVFTGEDVKRFFASSLKAALTFRRHVEELLDKEDGCVEKVVEHIKREEWDPNPGLKQPERAYLLNLKSQISHLAAMRKGEP